One segment of Trachemys scripta elegans isolate TJP31775 chromosome 1, CAS_Tse_1.0, whole genome shotgun sequence DNA contains the following:
- the SYCE3 gene encoding synaptonemal complex central element protein 3 translates to MAKSEPRERNYDNMVKMLEDLNRDLEKLLEEMEKLSVQATWMAYDMVVMRTNPDLANSMRRLEDAFLNCKEEMEKNWQEMLKETKGTEQKQE, encoded by the exons ATGGCCAAATCTGAACCTCGGGAAAGAAACTATGACAACATGGTAAAAATGCTGGAGGACCTGAACAGGGATTTAGAAAAACTTCTGGAAGAAATGGAGAAACTATCAG TGCAGGCAACCTGGATGGCATATGATATGGTGGTTATGCGTACCAACCCAGACTTGGCCAACTCCATGAGGCGACTGGAAGATGCATTCCTGAACTGCAAAGAAGAGATGGAAAAGAACTGGCAAGAGATGCTGAAGGAAACTAAAGGCACtgaacaaaaacaggaataa